The Thermomonospora amylolytica sequence GGCGACACGTCCCTGATCAAGGTCCAGGGGGTCGTGACCGCGCGGCGGGCCGGTCCGGTCCGGGAGGTGCCGCCGACCGGGCTCGGATGCGGCCTACGGGAACGAGGCGGCTGGGCGGGGGCCGGTGGTCTCCCGCTCGCGGCGGGAGCGGGAGACCACGGGCGTGTCAGGCGTCCGCTTTGACCCGCGTCTCCTCGGCCGGTGCGTCGGCCTTCCGGGGAGCCGGGCGGTTCCGGGCCGGAGCGGTGCGGCCGTGGGTCGCGTACAGGGTGAGTCCCACGAACGTCAGGCCGCCGACCAGGTTGCCGACCACGGTCGGGATCTCGTTCCACAGCAGGTAGTCCATGATCGAGAAGTCGCCGCCGAGCATCAGGCCGGACGGGAAGAGGTACATGTTCACGATCGAGTGCTCGAAGCCCATGTAGAAGAAGATCAGGATGGGCATCCACATGGCGATGACCTTGCCCGAGACGGACGTCGACATCATCGCGGCGACGACGCCGGTGGAGACCATCCAGTTGCACAGGACCGCGCGGACGAACAGGGTCAGCATCCCGGCGGCGCCGTGCTCGGCGTAGCCGACCGTCCGCCCCTCGCCGATCGAGCCGATCCGCTGGCCGATCTCGTTCGGCTCCATGGAGAAGCCGTAGGTGAAGATCACCGCCATCATGACCGCGACGGTGAGCGCACCGGCGAAGTTGCCGACGAAGACCAGCCCCCAGTTGCGCAGCACCGAGCGCAGCGTGACCCCCGGCCGCCGGTCGATCAGCGCGAGGGGGACCAGGGTGAAGACGCCGGTCAGCAGGTCGAACCCGAGCAGGTACAGCAGGCAGAACCCGGCCGGGAAGAGAAGCGCGCCGACCAGCGGCTGACCCGTCTGCACGGTGACCGTCACCGCGAACGCCGCGCCCAGCGCGAGGATGGCACCGGCCATGTACGCGCGGATCACGGTGTCGCGGGTGGACATGAACGCCTTGGTCTCGCCGGCGTCGATCATCTTCGTGACGAACTCCGGCGGGTTCAGATAGGACACGGGGTCGCTCCTTTTCCGTGGGCAGCCCGGAGGGGTGCCGCGGACGCACACCGACGTTCCGGGGAGACGGACCGTCCGGGGTGAGTGTGTGCAGCGGATATGTCCGTTGTGTGACAAGGCCGAGATCATCAAGTCACGTCGGGCTCACACGGCCGGCGGGCCGCTGTTGGGACACGCGAGGCCCGGCCTGCCCGCAGCCGAGGGGCACCCCGCCGTGCCTCGGGGGGCGATCGTCACGGGATCGGGCCGGTGTCGTCCGCGCGCCGGGCCGACCTGCGGGTGAGCAGCCAGGCGATCAGCCACGGCAGGGCCAGCCAGCCGAACGTGACGAGCGAACCGACGACCACGTCGCCGAAGAAGTACGGGTCGGAGAAGCCGCGGAACCCGGCGACCGCGAACGCGCCGACGTAGAACAGCATGACGCCGGCGGTGACGGCCAGGCCCGCACGTCGCCGCGGCGCTCTGCGGGCCGCGCTGAGCGCCCCCAGCCCGACCATCAGGAAGGGCCCGAGGAACAGCCAGGTCGCCGCCATCAGATACATGAACGTCGCACCGGGACCCATTACGGCCATGATCGCATCCCCGCCGTCGTGCGCGAGGCCGGGCGGCCGAAGCGGCGGCACGGTGTGCATTTCCCCGTGACGGGTAGCATCCCCTCTGCCTCCCCGGCCGAATGATGTTCTTGACCTGCGGCGACGCAAGGTCGGGAGGGACTGGGATGTCTGAGAGAACAGATCAGCGTCAGGCGGCGGCCGGTCGGCCGGTGAGCGCCTGGGCGGTGGGTTTCGCCTTCTTCGCCGCGTGCGTGATGGTGCTGTCCGGGGTGTTCGGGGCGATCGCGGGGTTCGCCGCCATTCTCGAGAACCAGGTGTACACGTTCCGGGGCGACTACGTCTTCAGGTGGGACCTGACGACGTGGGGCTGGATCCATCTGCTCGTCGGGATCTTCGTGGCGGCGGCCGGGTTCGCGGTGTTCACCGGGCAGATGTGGGCGCGCACGGTCGGCATCGTGCTGGCCGGGCTGAGCGCCGTGGTCAACTTCATGTTCCTGCCCTACTACCCGGTGTGGTCCCTGCTGATCATCGCACTGGACATCGTGGTGATCTGGGCGCTGACGGTC is a genomic window containing:
- a CDS encoding formate/nitrite transporter family protein; amino-acid sequence: MSYLNPPEFVTKMIDAGETKAFMSTRDTVIRAYMAGAILALGAAFAVTVTVQTGQPLVGALLFPAGFCLLYLLGFDLLTGVFTLVPLALIDRRPGVTLRSVLRNWGLVFVGNFAGALTVAVMMAVIFTYGFSMEPNEIGQRIGSIGEGRTVGYAEHGAAGMLTLFVRAVLCNWMVSTGVVAAMMSTSVSGKVIAMWMPILIFFYMGFEHSIVNMYLFPSGLMLGGDFSIMDYLLWNEIPTVVGNLVGGLTFVGLTLYATHGRTAPARNRPAPRKADAPAEETRVKADA
- a CDS encoding DUF7144 family membrane protein; the protein is MSAWAVGFAFFAACVMVLSGVFGAIAGFAAILENQVYTFRGDYVFRWDLTTWGWIHLLVGIFVAAAGFAVFTGQMWARTVGIVLAGLSAVVNFMFLPYYPVWSLLIIALDIVVIWALTVYSRQAAESMR